ctttacacctccaaatcttattattgtgtattattatttttctcagaccgtggggaccttatacatctccaaacttaatgtattaaccgtggagactatacgtctctgtcatattgtataatatacttgacttggtacatactagttatgtacagaatgtagcattagtttatgagactgctagtttaacagtccagacgcggtttatttatttagtataaattttattttgacacttggagagactttacacctccaaattttattagtattagtactctgacattggggaccttttacatctccagatttaatgtgtttttaaccatagagactatacatctctattgtattgtattaattatttattttaagattattataatgtaatgtttacccaggtattggctgttgtatttataaatgttgttatgtatttttcatgtcactatatgatgttactataaatgttgtattgacttgtaaaagagcccttgaggcctacttgcaaaataaatttttgaattttgaattttgaatttttgaattttgcatATAGTACCAACGgtctattaaattattatcaatCTTGTCATTTCTGATTACATTTcggggtttaaaaaaaaacactggtgACATTCCTGTAGAAATTTTGACTAAATCTTAGAGATATGAAGATATAAGATATACGTGAAGACTCATAAACACGGCTGTTATCtgaaataacaataaacaaaacttctgacccagtatgaaaactaaaattaacatcttaactaaaaatctatgggggtccaggcaggaggagtcaagtgtaaacagcggtatagtcagttaaataatgaacatttattgaaatgtatcgtcgtcttatatactattcctaaacctacgaaaaaatagaaagataggtatcttagaactacagaatctaatctaccctttgacgtaaatcgcacctctctagagtgcgatggcatatcttctatcccgctcacaatcgccggttgcatgaagtgggtagtagaaaatacagcaattcaggactaccgcagagaatgtcgcttgcgagagtagcacgccctgtcttccatctcgctccaaccgctgcataaatacgtgcgcgccgcctgcgcgcaCCTCAGTTGCGTCCGGCCGTCGATGCGAGCGCATGTCCCATAAATCTTAACTGAGAAAATAATCTGCCATCTCATTTTTATCATTTCGGTTAATTAGAGTCAATGTAATTTTATAGAACAGCTGTTTTGTTttcacatattaatatattatttatagtatatacattagtgttgagttgctcactcgtgaggcacctcatttgtaccactcactttgttaaattgtcgcagaacttcacaccgcataaatgtcatacatcactcctcaattaattttactcatttactcgcgcgcatcacacacagctcttaccactcaaacacttcaaatttaaaaaaaaactctcagcctttcaaactcactcgcgttcctcacaactcgcaagagagtcgcgaggcgctcggtgctcgccgacattcaaatgaagaaatgagtcattgacgtcatcgtaTTCATCGCTCAtactatcaactgcccaactacaaaccttattgcaaggacaaaaggtccaccgagaaatgcgttgtgtttgtaccattcactcgcctcactgtgacatcccctcaaaaatcctttcaaaatgaaacaatgaattggatttaccgaaagagggagtgagacagacacgcgccgtgcttcaataacacctcatcgaaaatacgttaaacatgaaacacgaaagaaaacaagcgtaagcgtccgcaagcttacatacatattacgccattttgatcctagcattgctaagttacttgtcaaaagcgaaaaatctaagtcatcaaagaacctaccgaagaaagttttttttctctgtcgcacttgtaatttcatacgtaagtgcgacagcaaagcaaaacttcgtggttcgcggtaggcctccatatttgttagctattattgtactaacgcgcataccagtataacctgacctcaagactcatattgctggtgtcatgtataatctgaatcaattagactggacagtgaaatggttacttgataagcgattgaaatgccaaccaagtctcactgggcatttacgaagcttgcttaaaaacagttatcgtttaagagaccaaaatattatttaaattattgaaatataatatagtggcgtacacaaaatatgataatttacattagtttattaataaaaaaagtaaatataatttgtataggtgaaataaacatgtgcattttaacgatttgaatttgtaatactttttgttaacgtgcttcgtaaactatttcgatcatttatgattttgacatatttataatacgagaaactcgaaaaagttgttcgtaatctttagttgtgttttataaatagtgatcagtgaccattcttataattatgccaaaaaaacaatatattaacattgttttcgcgataaaatatacctgtgggtctttcgttgtgtcttttgcatacaaaaatcaagtgtatattacacgccggtggcattaccgcgcgaacgttattgaggctttcgtttgttatcatattacaatgatattattactgataaattatgaggtggtaagttagtaatttctatataataatggtacaaaaaatattggatttgttctccttagtttgttaattgtttgtttggttgtttatggttagtatttatttcaatatatgaatgttaaacttaaaatgatatcaagtagcaaaaattgatactgaacaatctaacaataaaaataataaactgctaaattagaacaagtttcataaaagcatcaaattatgttgcaataggatgtatgtactttaactccttagtttgattcttaaatgtatgtcttctgttgttaaagttctgttttaaacctccagaattgcactccaattaaatatttaaaaggaagtttagcaatgcctaaatatgtatttacattaaacatggtttgctgccgttggagttgatggaatagtcgatgctgcaaaactgctagtacctctcctcatttgaagtaagacattgtaacacctcattttagagaatgaggtactcatacaaactcattttaaattgatgtcctacccatcactaatATACATTAATATGCCAAATAATTACACATACTTTTATCTTGAATATCCATTGCAGTTTTAAGTAGTTGACTGTTAGATATGTATGCATGTGTGAGTGCGCGCCGCTGTGTTTGTAACCTGTTCTGTAATGCATTATAATAAATCAGTGTTAAACTGGCTCGCTTGTTTGATGGTCGTGCACCCTCCCGTAGCACCCCCTTGCGCAGATCCAACACGTGGCGACGTTCGGACTcacgtttaaaaaataattatggccACGGGAGCAACGTTTGGCGTTCTTTCGACATTTGATCACATTTCGCAGGACTGGATCAGCTACAAATCTCGGCTAAGTCAATGGTTTATTGCCAACGAGATACATGAGCGGACCGACAAGTCCGCGGTCAAGCGAAGAGCGATTTTGTTAAGTGCATTAAGTGAATCATCGTTTAAGTTAGCTAGTGACCTGGCATTGCCCAATAAAGTGGAGGAATTGGAGTacgcaaaaataattaaaatcctCGATGACCACTTTACTCCAAAGCGACTCGGCTTCGCGGAGAAATCTACCTTTTATTCGGCAACGCAACGGCCAGGTGAAAGTCACACTCAATGGGCAGCCAGGATTAGAGGGTTGGCGGCACATTGCGGGTTTAAGAATTTGGAAGAAGCTTTGCTAGATAAATTTATCATGGGCATGGCGGCGGGACACGAAAAGGATAAGCTGTTCGCACAGAATCAACAGGAGCTGACCTTGGCCAAGGCTATCGACTTGGCAGAGAGCGTACGgtgcgcgcgccgcgccaccGCCGCGCAGGCTCCGGGGGCGAGCGCAGCGGGCAACTCGCAGTGGGATCCCGACGTCGTGCCGGACATACCGTCGTCGACGTCTGAAGCCGTCGCGCCCGCGACTACGAGTCCTTGCGCTGCAACGCCTGCTGCTGGCGAGCAGCCACCATCACAGCCCGAAGAGGGAGAGAGACTGGATGTAACTGCCAGACCACTAGACCAAGACCCGGCCCAGACCGGAGGTCCGACGACACCAACTGTCGACTACGTCGCTAGGCGACGATATGCATCAGCCCTCAGTTCACCACTCCTCCCCAAGTGCAGGACTCTAATTATGATACCGAGTAATTAGCTTTAGGTTAAGGTCATTGTAATTGTACTAAGGTATATTTCTAGCTATAAGAGGGAGGGATGTTAGATATGTATGCATGTGTGAGTGCGCGCCGCTGTGTTTGTAACCTGTTCTGTAATGCATTATAATAAATCAGTGTTAAACTGGCTCGCTTGTTTGATGGTCGTGCACCCTTCCGTAGCACCCCCTTGCGCAGATTCATCGCAGATTCAACAAGATGCCCTTGTACGAGAATAACATAAAAACAACACGCGGAAAATTGCATTAACAACTGATAAGGAGATTGCAGGTTATACATAGTTAAACTTACGAGGGTGATAAGTTGATAACGGAATGACGATAATTAGTAGATGCACTTTATTCATACCTGATTGCCGTTTAGACATTGTAAATGCCTAAACGATTACTATAcatgataaatgataataataatattattagcgGGTTAGGCGATCCGGATGGGATAATAAAATGCTATTATCGATCGATCCGCTAGGCACAATAGCATCCAAACTATAATCTGACAAAATTTCAATCGGAATGAGAAGACAATTTCTTTACGTGTTTAAGTGGCTGCcgttcctcaacccaccaaaggagcagcagctgacgtccacgagcgTTCATTAAACATCGCCCTTAACCAATACGAGTTATCGAACGGGATGCggtggtcatggaaatctgttcctggctcgcgggcTATACCGACTCTGTTGCGTGCTTTGGTCACAGCGTAAGGCTCTACATTATCTACATATTTTATAGTGGGTAAGCTCTGTATTACCAATTAGCTAACTACTTATAGATAGCTGACAACCTCCATACAAAGCCATCCAAATCTATAGCGTCATCTAGTGAGCACTCCGagagggtaaaaaaaaaaatcgattgcTAATAATAAAATCTATGCCCGAAATAATTTGATTACCTACGCTTTTATTTCATTGTACTTTTACTTTCTGATACTAGTGATTAAGCTCGTGCCATTGCTTCCTGTACGATGCAACCCTAGAGGCTCCAGAATGCAAGGAACGAAAGTAAATACAAAGAAGGTTCGCttgcgcatttttagggttccgtagacaactaggaacccttatagtttcgtcatgtccatctgtccgtctatctgcagctttgctccgtgatcgttagtactacataaatcatgcatggcgagagaacggttaaataaaaactacaaaaaaattgaAGGGTacgctcccatacaaaatgttttttttttcgctttaacccactagtgtggggtatcgttggagtaggtctttcaaaattggTAAGGGTCTCCAACTACCATTTTtggataaagtgaatattttcgtaTATAGTCGatctgaaagaaaaataatatgtgTACCCCCCTCCCTCCTCCCCCTGTATCTTTGGAATCAtgggtacaaaaaatataaaaaaagctgaataaatactttcaatgaaaactatagcgaacataatTAATCCAGCAGCCGTTTGAGTTCTTGCAAAAAGTCTTAACTTCTTAGTAAAGAGACGTACAAAGCAAAGCGCTGCGAAAGTAGGTAGTCCGTTTTGTTTTCAATGTACATGATACGAATAATAGCCGCCGTTTAgcctattttgacagaatggttactacggaaccctacactgagcatggcccgacatgctcttggccaattATTTGTACGATACAcacttttctaatttttttgagCAACTTTGATtcagtttacttttatttacttacctcATTAAGTCTTTGAGCGATAACTTCACAGGCTGTGACTCCGTCGCGACCCTGACTGAGCACCCTGTTCAGGATATCCGGGATCCACATGTAAAGACCGTTTAAACTGCAAATGTATTGtccaaaatgttaaaattatatgACAACTGTTTCGGaatcatataggtatgtaatgAATGATAATCGTGTAGGATGTTATTGATATTAGGTACTAAAACAGTTTGTATAAATGTATAACAGTTGAATAtggtatatataattatatttacttaatgGCAAATAAGTATGTAAGGCAATGTTAAAGCGCGCACGGCTTGCCTCATTGAggttcaaaaatataaataaataataaatataaatatttttgggacAATCTTACTCAGATCGcccaacctagccccaaactaagaaaagcttgtactattGCGTACTGGGCGACGATATACACacgtatagataaatacatacttatataacatacaaaacatgCATAACCCATccatctgtgttcatcacacaaataaatgcccttaccgggattcaaacccgggataatcggcttcataagcagggtcactacccactaggccagcccggtcgtcaaaacttatcatttataaagtttatcaCGGTAGGTTATACATGGGTTATACAGTGATAGCAATAAAGTGGCTCACTTTCaatatcaataattaaaaaataatacctacttacgTAGAAAACACTCCGAACAGTAGGAAGCCATTCAGAGCCATCCATTTTGCGTACGGTGGTCTCATTAGAGGCAAGGACTGAACCTTAAGTGAGGTGAAGAAACCGACCTTTTCTTTCTTAGAGTCTTCGACAACTTTAAGCACCTTGATCTGAAATTATGCATTTTATCGCGTCCggtatttaaactttttcttttttatagtaGCAATATATTTAACACTTTGGTAGTcacaactattatttatttttccaattCTAATTTTAACTTACCGGAAATTCCGCCTTCGACTTTCCTTTATTCGAAGCGTACATTGTCTCTAGAACTTCTAGGGCCTCGTCATATCTCCCTTGTGAAACCAAATACTTGGGGCTCTCGGGGCCGAATGTCATCAGGAAAGCGGCGAGGATGAAGAACGCCGAATACACGATAACCAGAACTCGCCACGAGCGAAATGTGTATACGCCAAACTCAGCTCTGAAGGGCAGCGGAATAATGCCCCAGGCTAGTACTGCAAGCAAAAAGAGTTTTTTCATGTGGGGCTattaatgagttttactttatgGCGATCTTCACATTGGTTGCGGATCCACAATTTCTATTATAGGTTTGTGTATAGCGCTATCTTGCTCACATACCAGAGTGGCTAATGCGAAAAactaaaatcgaaatttcgttatctgcctctctccTGCCTATCTACTCTCTATATTCGTCCTATAGAGTGACAGATAACGAACTTTCGATTttagtttttcgcggtaggccctcagaacgGCATGCGTAATCGCATCGGTGTGATAATCGCATATAGATGTCGTGGAAGgatatatttaaattactagTTACTATATAGTTTGAGGCAATGGAATGCAAGTGCACCCGGTTTGACGTAAATAGGTACGTAGATGCTGCTGAGGAATTGCAAATGACAATATAtgaggagtgtcttttcaaaagtgcttatttgtatttttcttttttcagttttgtatataatataaaattacgcattttcatttaaattaaaactctaAAAAGACTTT
The nucleotide sequence above comes from Cydia pomonella isolate Wapato2018A chromosome 2, ilCydPomo1, whole genome shotgun sequence. Encoded proteins:
- the LOC133534634 gene encoding uncharacterized protein LOC133534634; this encodes MATGATFGVLSTFDHISQDWISYKSRLSQWFIANEIHERTDKSAVKRRAILLSALSESSFKLASDLALPNKVEELEYAKIIKILDDHFTPKRLGFAEKSTFYSATQRPGESHTQWAARIRGLAAHCGFKNLEEALLDKFIMGMAAGHEKDKLFAQNQQELTLAKAIDLAESVRCARRATAAQAPGASAAGNSQWDPDVVPDIPSSTSEAVAPATTSPCAATPAAGEQPPSQPEEGERLDVTARPLDQDPAQTGGPTTPTVDYVARRRYASALSSPLLPKCRTLIMIPSN